A window of Primulina tabacum isolate GXHZ01 chromosome 4, ASM2559414v2, whole genome shotgun sequence contains these coding sequences:
- the LOC142541873 gene encoding uncharacterized protein LOC142541873 — protein sequence MRDGDWVRCATHMLRDDASLWWDGAAHMLNLDTLTWDQFKEAFYGKYFLADVRGRLMREFMSLHQGDSTIAEFIRKFDMGCHFAPLIARDAAQKLRHFMDGLRPTLCRDGTFRCFICNKEGYKVTYFPRNKGPTTGGAYVMHVMEAKAEPDSTLITKRIYISSVATHALLDSGATNSFIFETFVKRLGIILVALDSRFRVSIPFGDQMFTFPIVRVMELRLQSNAVQAYLIMIPLPEFDIILGVDWISSN from the exons ATGAGGGATGGCGATTGGGTTAGGTGCGCCACGCatatgttgagagatgatgCATCCCTTTGGTGGGACGGAGCAGCGCACATGCTAAACTTGGATACCCTCACGTGGGATCAGTTCAAGGAGGCTTTCTATGGTAAGTATTTCCTAGCTGATGTTAGGGGTCGCCTGAtgagggagttcatgagtctccacCAGGGGGACTCGACTATAGCAGAGTTCATACGGAAGTTTGACATGGGCTGTCACTTTGCGCCCCTAATTGCTAGAGATGCCGctcagaagctgaggcatttcatggatggcctaaGGCCTACTTTGTGCCGGGAT GGCACCTTCAGATGCTTCATATGCAATAAGGAGGGGTACAAGGTGACATACTTCCCTAGGAACAAGGGCCCCACTACTGGCggagcttatgtgatgcacgtcaTGGAGGCAAAAGCCGAGCCCGACTCTACTTTGATCACCA AaaggatatatatttcaagTGTAGCCAcacatgcattgctagattccggAGCTACAAATTCGTTTATATTCGAGACGTTcgtcaagcgactaggaatcatactaGTGGCGCTGGATTCACGATTCAGGGTATCGATTCCATTCGGAGATCAGATGTTCACTTTTCCGATAGTGAGGGTAATGGAGCTTCGGTTGCAGAGTAATGCGGTACAGgcatatttgattatgataCCGTTACCGGAGTTCGACATCATCTTGGGAGTGGACTGGATTTCTTCTAATTGA